A DNA window from Desulfurobacterium indicum contains the following coding sequences:
- the rsmH gene encoding 16S rRNA (cytosine(1402)-N(4))-methyltransferase RsmH — protein sequence MKEIFHPPVLLNESIEFLKAEEGGIFVDATLGGGGHTEAILEANPQNKVIAIDRDEEAIDRAIKKLERFGNRFSVYHANFAQIGVVLDEEGIDFVDGILFDLGVSHFQLRGDRGFSFWKDAPLDMRMNRSQKLTAADVVNTLSERDLANIIYRYGEERFSRKIAREIVKRRKEKPIKTTLELAKIVEFVIPKKLWAGKKKHPATKTFQAIRIYVNKEFESIEEAIPEAVDRLKPGGRIVVITFHSLEDRIVKKLLKEREDLKIITKKPVLPSESEVAANPAARSAKLRAAEKRVP from the coding sequence ATGAAAGAGATATTTCATCCGCCGGTTCTTTTAAATGAATCCATTGAGTTTTTAAAGGCTGAGGAAGGGGGAATTTTTGTTGACGCTACCCTTGGTGGAGGCGGTCATACCGAGGCGATACTTGAGGCAAATCCTCAAAACAAAGTTATAGCTATAGATAGAGATGAAGAGGCAATAGATAGGGCTATAAAGAAGCTTGAGCGGTTTGGCAACAGATTTTCTGTTTATCATGCAAACTTTGCACAGATAGGTGTTGTTCTTGATGAAGAAGGAATAGATTTTGTTGATGGTATCCTTTTTGATCTTGGCGTTTCCCACTTCCAGTTAAGGGGGGACAGGGGATTCTCTTTCTGGAAGGACGCTCCTCTCGATATGAGGATGAACAGAAGCCAGAAGCTAACGGCAGCTGATGTTGTTAATACTCTATCGGAGAGAGACTTGGCGAACATCATATACCGATACGGCGAGGAGAGATTTTCAAGGAAGATAGCAAGAGAAATAGTAAAGAGACGAAAAGAAAAGCCGATAAAGACGACCCTTGAGCTTGCAAAAATAGTTGAATTTGTAATACCTAAAAAGCTCTGGGCTGGAAAAAAGAAGCATCCTGCCACCAAAACCTTTCAGGCGATAAGAATCTACGTTAACAAAGAGTTTGAAAGTATAGAAGAAGCGATTCCCGAGGCGGTTGATAGGTTAAAACCTGGAGGGAGGATTGTTGTTATCACCTTTCACTCTCTTGAAGATAGAATAGTAAAGAAACTTTTAAAAGAGAGAGAAGACCTTAAAATAATTACTAAAAAGCCTGTTCTGCCGTCAGAAAGTGAAGTAGCAGCAAATCCTGCCGCAAGGAGTGCAAAGCTAAGGGCGGCTGAGAAAAGGGTCCCGTAA
- a CDS encoding cation diffusion facilitator family transporter, which translates to MSLQKKATVIASSVAAVLVVIKLFVGIVSGSVSVLASAIDSILDIFVSLFNYFAIHNAEKPPSEKFNYGLGKIEALAAVIEGLIITVSGIFIMYQGIMKIIHNKPVTHLGTSLIVMIVSIVLTGGLVLFLEYVAKKTGNLVVKSDALHYKTDLLSNSAVLLSLAIVYFTKFYAIDGFFGIAIAFYIIYSAYELIKEGILILMDVALEDETVEKIVQIIESTPKVTSYHFLKTRKAGPFNFVDVHLVFNPEISLKEAHDISDQVEKRIKQIDPDKRWEVTIHLDPTDDSCLHDTDGCSEGEK; encoded by the coding sequence ATGTCTCTTCAGAAGAAAGCCACCGTTATAGCAAGTTCCGTTGCGGCGGTGCTTGTTGTAATAAAACTTTTTGTTGGTATCGTGAGCGGTTCCGTTTCCGTCCTTGCATCTGCAATTGATTCGATTCTTGATATTTTTGTTTCTCTTTTCAATTACTTTGCCATACACAACGCAGAAAAACCTCCCAGTGAAAAGTTTAACTACGGACTCGGAAAAATAGAAGCACTTGCCGCTGTTATAGAAGGCTTGATTATTACGGTATCCGGTATTTTCATAATGTATCAGGGCATTATGAAAATAATTCATAACAAACCGGTAACCCACCTTGGAACTTCCCTCATTGTTATGATTGTCTCCATCGTCTTAACAGGAGGACTTGTCCTTTTTCTTGAATATGTTGCTAAAAAAACGGGAAACCTTGTTGTAAAATCAGACGCCCTTCACTATAAAACAGACCTACTTTCAAACTCTGCTGTTCTTCTATCACTTGCCATTGTATATTTTACAAAGTTTTACGCAATTGACGGATTTTTCGGCATTGCTATAGCTTTTTACATTATTTATTCTGCTTATGAATTGATAAAAGAAGGTATTTTGATACTGATGGATGTTGCCCTTGAAGATGAAACTGTTGAAAAGATAGTGCAAATTATAGAGTCAACACCTAAGGTAACTAGCTACCATTTTCTGAAAACGCGAAAGGCAGGTCCTTTTAACTTTGTTGATGTTCACCTTGTCTTTAATCCCGAAATCTCACTGAAAGAGGCTCACGATATATCAGATCAGGTTGAGAAAAGGATAAAACAGATAGATCCCGATAAGAGATGGGAAGTTACGATACACCTTGACCCGACTGATGACTCCTGCCTTCATGATACCGATGGCTGCTCAGAAGGAGAAAAATGA
- the pheA gene encoding prephenate dehydratase, whose product MDRLEELRKQIDEIDKQLIELLSKRAQFAKEVGEVKREKGLPFYVPEREAKILIKLEEMNKQFGVLPPQSIRAIFREIISACRALEEPTKVAFLGPFATFTHLAALKHFGTSSDLRPMASITDVFEEVEKGRADYGVVPVENSIEGIVNYTVDMFLDTELKICGEIFVPVNLHLLSQEASLKDIKKVYSHRHAIAQAKKWLMENLPDAEIEEVSSTAKAAELASREKGVAAVASEAAALLYDLNILEKNIQEISQNFTRFLVVGMKDSESPTGNDKTSIMFSTKHVAGALFQALKPFALYDVNLSKIESRPTKKRPWEYVFFVDMDGHRLEPKVKKALEEVAQGTSFMKILGSYPKGFKE is encoded by the coding sequence ATGGACAGATTAGAAGAGCTCAGAAAGCAGATTGATGAAATAGATAAACAGCTGATAGAGCTTTTAAGCAAAAGGGCGCAGTTTGCAAAAGAAGTCGGAGAAGTTAAGAGAGAAAAGGGATTGCCGTTTTACGTCCCTGAAAGGGAAGCAAAGATTCTGATAAAGCTTGAGGAGATGAACAAGCAGTTCGGCGTTCTTCCACCTCAATCAATAAGGGCTATTTTCAGGGAGATAATATCTGCCTGCCGTGCTCTTGAAGAACCTACAAAAGTTGCTTTTCTTGGTCCTTTTGCAACGTTTACTCATCTTGCGGCTCTTAAACATTTTGGCACCTCTTCGGATTTAAGGCCTATGGCTTCAATAACCGACGTTTTTGAAGAGGTGGAAAAAGGAAGGGCTGATTACGGTGTTGTTCCGGTTGAAAATTCAATAGAGGGTATCGTTAACTATACCGTTGACATGTTTCTTGATACGGAACTTAAAATATGTGGTGAGATTTTTGTTCCTGTTAACCTTCACCTTCTAAGTCAGGAAGCTTCTTTAAAAGACATTAAAAAGGTTTATTCCCACCGTCATGCAATAGCTCAGGCAAAGAAGTGGCTGATGGAAAATCTGCCGGATGCCGAAATTGAAGAAGTTTCAAGCACTGCAAAAGCTGCAGAGTTGGCAAGCAGGGAAAAAGGTGTTGCCGCCGTTGCAAGTGAGGCAGCGGCACTACTTTACGATTTAAATATTCTTGAGAAGAACATTCAGGAAATTTCTCAAAACTTTACGAGATTTCTTGTCGTTGGTATGAAAGATTCTGAGTCACCTACCGGTAACGACAAAACGTCAATAATGTTTAGCACAAAGCACGTTGCAGGTGCTTTATTCCAAGCTTTGAAGCCGTTTGCTCTTTATGATGTTAACTTAAGTAAAATAGAGTCAAGGCCCACAAAGAAACGTCCGTGGGAGTATGTATTTTTTGTTGATATGGACGGCCATAGACTTGAACCGAAAGTAAAGAAAGCTCTTGAAGAGGTAGCCCAGGGCACTTCTTTCATGAAGATTTTAGGTTCATATCCAAAAGGATTCAAGGAGTAA
- the mfd gene encoding transcription-repair coupling factor — MLDKRLLKVVKGKLKTECKVTCSGLPGGAKALFLKELHTATKEKFILIAPTEPLAEALYADLLRERINAVFIPPWDSSPFELASPSPSVQYKRFSSLFRLLEENFEILVTSVKGYLQKVLSPEEIIEYSLTIEKDKEIQREELEKALSKGGFTRVEADAEEGEFLLKGDTLNVNTPEGKVIVEFFGDTVEKITVNGKEKGEITIFPLFEMVPDRNRLKSLENIYPEVYEKHFLFPSLSGAEKLLPDFFKLVPLKEYIEGYQIVMVEPFQCKAIKEDFIRELENEAKILEREGYPHSKVEGFVSDELPEPSITIVEKGESDADFNLAPLPNLDVVEAEEILKSVSKDTIRVIYSTESLKEEIEKLQKTLNLKITFEKGISAGGYRIKEQSFSHLCEIEVFSPFKEKSVLTLSPGELVVHRDYGIGIFKGITSRKIANKKFDFVEIEYAGGEKLFAPFTQIDRIYPYSGYKGKKPKLDKLGGTSWKNLERRIKASLIKFAKELAELYKERKTATGESIVGNPEILKAFEKAFPFKETEDQLKAIRDVYRDMESEKPMDRLICGDVGFGKTEVAMRAAMKAVSAGKQVALLAPTTILAEQHYRTFKKRFKNFPVTIELLSRFRTKKEQKEILEKLKNGEIDIIIGTHRLTSPDVEFKNLGLLIIDEEHKFGVKTKEKLTSLKKNLDVLYLSATPIPRTLYSAISGFRDISVIETPPVGRKGTKVAVMKYTDKILKTAIERELERNGQVFIVHNDISSLEEIKQKIESFFPNVPSEIIHGQMRADKIERIMHRFVNGETKILIATSIVESGLDIPSANTLIVIGAENFGLSQLYQLKGRVGRGIEKGYCYLLISPKAKLTKDAVKRLEAVKKVSQLGGGFQLALKDLEIRGAGNLLGPQQSGYINSVGLDLYLKLFSEVVEEREKEKDIKLNIPVEAFIPEDYIEDSKERLKVYAELSSTENPSELLDKMKELYGPIPDPVVNTFKLFKIKKLAKELGVTELSLTPSGRLILKFSDEVNISPDRLVKYIKEKGATFTPDKTLYIDAGTTLEKVEETLKELKEKTCDKED; from the coding sequence ATGCTCGATAAAAGGCTACTGAAAGTTGTAAAAGGAAAGCTAAAAACGGAATGCAAGGTTACCTGCTCAGGACTACCGGGTGGTGCAAAAGCCCTGTTTTTAAAAGAACTTCACACGGCGACTAAAGAAAAATTCATTCTGATAGCACCAACAGAACCCCTCGCTGAAGCACTATATGCAGACCTTTTAAGAGAGAGAATTAACGCTGTTTTCATACCACCGTGGGATTCATCACCTTTTGAGCTTGCATCACCTTCTCCGTCTGTTCAGTATAAACGATTCTCCTCCCTTTTCAGGTTACTTGAAGAAAACTTTGAAATTCTGGTAACAAGCGTTAAAGGTTATCTTCAAAAAGTCCTTTCACCGGAAGAGATAATAGAGTATTCTCTGACCATTGAAAAGGATAAAGAAATCCAAAGGGAAGAACTTGAAAAAGCCTTAAGCAAAGGGGGTTTTACCAGAGTTGAAGCAGATGCAGAAGAAGGAGAATTCCTGCTAAAAGGTGATACCCTTAACGTCAACACACCTGAAGGAAAGGTAATCGTTGAGTTTTTCGGCGATACCGTTGAGAAGATAACGGTAAACGGAAAAGAAAAAGGAGAGATTACAATTTTCCCTCTATTTGAGATGGTACCTGACAGAAATAGGCTTAAAAGCCTTGAAAATATATATCCAGAAGTTTATGAAAAACACTTTCTCTTCCCTTCTTTAAGCGGAGCGGAAAAGCTCCTGCCAGATTTTTTCAAGTTAGTGCCTTTAAAGGAATACATTGAAGGCTACCAGATTGTTATGGTTGAACCTTTTCAATGTAAAGCGATAAAAGAGGATTTCATAAGAGAACTGGAAAATGAAGCGAAAATCCTTGAGCGGGAAGGATATCCTCACTCAAAAGTTGAAGGTTTTGTTTCGGATGAACTTCCTGAACCTTCAATCACGATAGTGGAAAAAGGGGAAAGTGACGCCGACTTTAATTTAGCACCTCTCCCTAACCTTGACGTTGTTGAAGCCGAAGAAATTCTTAAATCTGTTTCTAAAGACACGATAAGAGTAATCTATTCAACCGAAAGCCTGAAAGAAGAGATTGAGAAACTCCAAAAAACGTTAAACCTTAAAATCACCTTTGAAAAAGGCATTTCCGCAGGCGGATACAGGATAAAAGAACAGTCTTTCTCTCACTTGTGCGAAATAGAAGTTTTCTCACCGTTTAAGGAAAAGTCTGTTTTAACCCTTTCGCCAGGTGAACTTGTCGTTCACAGAGACTACGGTATAGGAATATTCAAAGGAATAACCAGTAGAAAGATAGCAAATAAAAAGTTTGACTTTGTCGAAATAGAGTATGCAGGTGGCGAAAAACTTTTCGCCCCGTTTACGCAGATAGACAGAATCTATCCGTATTCAGGTTACAAAGGGAAAAAGCCGAAACTCGACAAGTTAGGCGGAACATCCTGGAAAAATCTTGAAAGACGGATAAAAGCCTCCCTAATAAAGTTTGCCAAAGAACTTGCAGAGCTTTACAAAGAGAGAAAAACGGCAACCGGCGAATCTATTGTTGGAAATCCGGAGATATTAAAGGCGTTTGAAAAAGCGTTTCCGTTTAAAGAGACAGAAGACCAGCTAAAAGCCATAAGAGACGTTTACCGGGACATGGAATCGGAAAAGCCGATGGACAGACTCATATGCGGTGATGTCGGTTTCGGAAAGACGGAAGTTGCCATGAGAGCCGCGATGAAAGCGGTATCCGCAGGAAAGCAGGTTGCACTCCTTGCACCGACAACGATACTTGCAGAACAGCACTACAGAACGTTCAAAAAGAGATTTAAAAACTTTCCTGTAACGATTGAGCTTCTATCAAGATTCAGAACTAAGAAAGAACAAAAAGAGATACTTGAAAAACTTAAAAACGGTGAAATAGACATAATAATCGGCACCCACAGGTTAACCTCTCCTGACGTTGAATTTAAAAATTTAGGACTTTTGATAATAGATGAAGAACACAAGTTCGGCGTTAAAACAAAAGAGAAACTAACATCCCTAAAGAAAAACCTTGACGTCCTTTATCTATCTGCAACGCCGATACCGAGAACCCTCTACTCAGCCATATCGGGATTCAGAGACATATCGGTTATTGAAACGCCCCCCGTCGGCAGAAAGGGAACAAAAGTTGCCGTGATGAAATACACAGATAAAATCCTGAAAACGGCAATAGAGCGGGAGCTTGAAAGAAACGGACAGGTGTTTATTGTCCACAACGATATATCTTCCCTTGAAGAAATTAAACAGAAAATAGAATCCTTTTTCCCTAACGTTCCCTCAGAAATCATTCACGGACAGATGAGGGCAGACAAGATAGAGAGAATCATGCACCGTTTTGTAAACGGTGAAACGAAAATCCTGATAGCAACTTCCATCGTCGAGTCCGGACTTGATATACCTTCAGCAAACACTTTAATCGTTATCGGTGCGGAAAACTTCGGACTATCCCAGCTCTACCAGTTAAAGGGAAGAGTCGGAAGAGGCATAGAAAAAGGCTACTGTTATCTCCTCATCTCACCTAAGGCAAAGCTTACAAAAGATGCTGTAAAAAGACTGGAAGCCGTTAAAAAGGTATCCCAGCTTGGCGGTGGATTCCAGTTAGCACTAAAAGACCTTGAGATAAGAGGTGCCGGAAACCTTTTAGGACCTCAACAGAGCGGTTACATCAACTCTGTGGGACTTGACCTCTACTTAAAACTTTTTTCAGAAGTTGTAGAAGAAAGGGAAAAAGAGAAAGACATTAAGCTAAACATCCCTGTTGAAGCTTTCATCCCTGAAGACTATATAGAGGATTCAAAAGAGAGACTAAAAGTGTATGCAGAACTTTCATCAACAGAAAATCCCTCAGAACTTCTTGATAAGATGAAAGAACTCTACGGACCAATTCCCGATCCCGTTGTAAATACATTCAAGCTATTTAAAATCAAAAAGCTGGCAAAAGAGTTAGGCGTAACGGAACTTTCTCTTACCCCTTCAGGAAGGTTGATACTTAAATTTAGTGACGAGGTAAACATATCACCTGACCGTCTGGTGAAATACATAAAGGAAAAAGGAGCAACATTCACACCGGATAAAACACTTTACATTGACGCAGGAACAACACTTGAAAAGGTAGAAGAAACACTTAAAGAACTCAAGGAGAAAACCTGTGATAAAGAGGATTGA
- a CDS encoding nickel-dependent hydrogenase large subunit, which translates to MIKRIEIEPIPLTEGCSKLVLKVEKGIIVEGYYYALVPVRGFETLLLDKEAPFATVAATRICGMCQAVHSIAAAKAIEDACNIEVPEAAEKLREALNLTVRVYNHLLHHIVISGNMFEDKDERFEFIKGVQRIRKNISTIMEIIGGEFVHPPNIVVGGISSSIDESVRERLIKLADETIPLAEKETKRFIDYINHIWKKRNLPDNLGSHNLDFFIAEDFNPEEIKELYPQEVFSEFPFKREATNTLVKVKGRAVETGVRARKVKKEGLKPSGGIKELHILRAEEIISTLKKMKTILEENTFNKELWNREFPVSDGQTTGNGIVEAPRGVNIHQVRVDKSGKITYYKIVVPTAINMLAIAEALKGEKVEYAEMVVRAYDPCIACATH; encoded by the coding sequence GTGATAAAGAGGATTGAGATAGAGCCGATTCCACTTACCGAAGGATGCTCAAAGCTGGTTCTAAAGGTTGAAAAGGGCATTATCGTTGAAGGTTACTACTACGCACTTGTTCCAGTAAGAGGATTTGAAACTCTACTCCTTGACAAGGAAGCCCCCTTTGCAACGGTTGCCGCAACAAGAATATGCGGCATGTGCCAGGCAGTTCACAGCATAGCGGCGGCAAAAGCCATAGAAGATGCCTGCAACATCGAAGTTCCAGAAGCTGCAGAGAAGTTGAGAGAAGCCCTTAACCTCACCGTAAGAGTCTATAATCACCTGCTTCATCACATTGTCATATCGGGAAACATGTTTGAAGACAAAGACGAACGATTCGAATTTATAAAAGGCGTTCAACGTATCAGAAAAAATATTTCAACAATAATGGAAATCATAGGTGGGGAATTTGTCCATCCTCCCAATATCGTTGTCGGCGGAATATCCTCATCGATAGATGAATCTGTAAGAGAAAGACTTATAAAACTCGCTGACGAAACTATCCCTCTGGCGGAAAAAGAAACCAAAAGGTTCATCGATTACATAAATCATATCTGGAAAAAACGGAATCTGCCTGATAATCTTGGCTCTCATAACCTTGACTTTTTCATAGCTGAAGATTTCAATCCAGAAGAGATAAAAGAACTGTATCCCCAGGAAGTTTTTTCAGAGTTTCCTTTTAAAAGAGAAGCAACAAACACCCTCGTAAAGGTAAAAGGAAGAGCCGTTGAAACAGGCGTTCGAGCCAGAAAGGTTAAAAAAGAAGGTTTAAAACCATCGGGAGGCATAAAAGAACTCCACATACTAAGAGCAGAAGAAATCATATCTACTTTAAAGAAGATGAAAACAATACTTGAAGAAAACACTTTTAATAAAGAATTATGGAATAGAGAATTTCCTGTTTCCGACGGACAGACAACAGGCAACGGAATTGTTGAAGCACCAAGAGGCGTGAATATTCACCAGGTAAGAGTTGATAAAAGTGGAAAGATTACATATTATAAGATTGTTGTACCTACTGCTATAAATATGTTAGCCATTGCAGAAGCGCTTAAAGGCGAAAAAGTTGAATATGCTGAGATGGTGGTGCGGGCGTACGATCCTTGTATCGCCTGTGCAACACACTAA
- a CDS encoding 4Fe-4S binding protein: MVYSFDNFEFKEDIKVKVGFFHLSSCSGCQIAFLDMFDELADVLDTVEIAYSNLLTNNKEIPKINVAFVEGTFSIGFKPHIRLLKEIYQKADMIVAVGGCAAFGGIRRLNTGAQAPQPSHQASIPITEIAFLRNKIKYVIPGCPPNPNLLYKFLLALLEINEDFLRPFEFMVFSTFACGYDILTEVVNKGLCTGCGTCVSACPTRALEFSKRTQRPQFNRLFCVSCGSCLAACPQSFKPYPQPVYG; encoded by the coding sequence TTGGTTTATTCATTTGATAACTTTGAATTTAAAGAAGATATAAAAGTTAAAGTTGGTTTCTTTCATCTTTCAAGCTGTTCAGGGTGTCAAATAGCTTTCCTTGATATGTTTGACGAGTTAGCAGATGTTCTTGATACTGTAGAAATAGCCTATTCAAATCTACTTACAAACAACAAAGAGATTCCTAAAATAAACGTTGCTTTCGTTGAAGGCACTTTCTCCATAGGTTTTAAGCCTCACATTAGACTACTTAAAGAAATATACCAAAAAGCAGATATGATAGTAGCCGTAGGTGGATGTGCCGCATTTGGGGGAATAAGAAGATTAAACACAGGTGCCCAGGCACCGCAACCTTCCCATCAGGCATCAATTCCCATAACAGAAATCGCCTTTTTAAGGAACAAAATCAAATATGTTATTCCGGGATGCCCTCCAAATCCTAACCTTTTGTATAAGTTTCTCCTTGCATTACTTGAGATAAACGAGGATTTCTTAAGACCGTTTGAATTCATGGTATTCTCAACATTTGCCTGTGGGTATGACATCCTTACAGAAGTAGTGAACAAAGGGCTCTGCACTGGCTGTGGTACATGTGTTTCTGCCTGTCCAACAAGAGCCCTTGAATTCAGTAAAAGAACACAGAGACCTCAATTCAATAGACTATTTTGTGTAAGCTGCGGCTCATGCCTTGCTGCCTGTCCGCAATCATTCAAACCATACCCTCAGCCGGTTTACGGATAA